A genomic stretch from Methylorubrum extorquens includes:
- the gltX gene encoding Glutamyl-tRNA synthetase (Evidence 2b : Function from indirect experimental evidences (e.g. phenotypes); Product type e : enzyme) translates to MAASPLVRFAPSPTGFLHIGNARPALLNALFARREGGRFLLRLDDTDRERSTEEFATAVAEDLGWLGIEPDLFFRQSDRTALYDTAAERLKAAGRLYPCYETPEELDRRRKRQLGRGLPPIYDRAALALTEAERAAFEAEGRQSHWRFKLDHRVVAWNDLVRGESHVDCASLSDPVLVRADGSYLYTLPSVVDDAEVGVTHVIRGEDHVTNTGVQVQLFEALAAAVPAFGHHNLLTTADGEGLSKRLGHLSLRSLREAGYEPAAVRSLAVLTGSAEAVRPIASLDELADLVDLAHLSRAPARFDPAELEGMNARLVHDMPLEAVHERLAALGVPAEAAEAFWLAVRANLGRVSDAAAWWQVVNGPVTPVIAEPDFIAKAAGLLPEAPFGPGTWKAWTDAVKTETGAKGRALFMPLRLALTGLDHGPDLAALLPLIGRERAVRRLAGETA, encoded by the coding sequence ATGGCCGCTTCCCCCCTCGTCCGCTTCGCTCCCTCGCCGACCGGCTTCCTGCATATCGGCAATGCCCGGCCCGCGTTGCTGAACGCGCTGTTCGCGCGCCGCGAGGGCGGGCGCTTCCTGCTGCGCCTCGACGACACCGACCGCGAGCGCTCGACGGAGGAATTCGCCACTGCCGTGGCCGAGGATCTCGGCTGGCTCGGCATCGAGCCGGACCTGTTCTTCCGTCAGAGCGATCGCACCGCCCTCTACGATACGGCGGCCGAGCGGCTGAAGGCGGCCGGACGGCTCTATCCCTGCTACGAGACACCGGAGGAGCTGGATCGCCGCCGCAAGCGCCAGCTCGGCCGCGGTCTGCCGCCGATCTACGACCGGGCGGCGCTCGCGCTGACCGAGGCCGAGCGCGCCGCGTTCGAGGCCGAGGGCCGGCAGTCGCATTGGCGGTTCAAGCTCGACCACCGCGTCGTCGCCTGGAACGACCTCGTGCGGGGCGAAAGCCATGTCGATTGCGCCTCGCTCTCCGACCCCGTGCTGGTGCGTGCCGACGGGAGCTACCTCTACACGCTGCCCTCGGTGGTGGACGACGCGGAGGTCGGCGTGACCCACGTGATCCGCGGCGAGGATCACGTCACGAATACCGGCGTGCAGGTGCAGCTCTTCGAAGCCCTCGCCGCCGCCGTGCCCGCCTTCGGCCACCACAACCTGCTGACGACGGCGGACGGGGAGGGGCTGTCGAAGCGCCTCGGCCACCTGTCGCTGCGCTCGCTGCGCGAGGCCGGCTACGAGCCCGCTGCCGTGCGCTCGCTCGCGGTGCTGACTGGCTCGGCCGAGGCCGTGCGCCCGATCGCCTCTCTCGACGAACTGGCTGATCTCGTCGACCTCGCCCACCTCTCCCGCGCCCCGGCCCGGTTCGACCCGGCCGAACTCGAAGGGATGAACGCGCGCCTCGTCCACGACATGCCGCTCGAAGCGGTGCACGAGCGGCTCGCCGCCCTCGGTGTCCCGGCGGAGGCGGCGGAAGCCTTCTGGCTGGCGGTGCGGGCGAATCTCGGCCGCGTCTCGGACGCCGCCGCATGGTGGCAGGTGGTGAACGGGCCGGTGACGCCCGTGATCGCCGAGCCCGACTTCATCGCGAAGGCCGCCGGCCTGCTGCCGGAGGCGCCGTTCGGCCCCGGTACGTGGAAGGCCTGGACCGACGCGGTGAAGACCGAGACCGGCGCCAAGGGCCGCGCCCTGTTCATGCCGCTGCGCCTCGCGCTCACCGGCCTCGACCACGGGCCGGACCTCGCGGCGCTGCTGCCGCTGATCGGGCGCGAGCGGGCCGTGCGGCGGCTCGCCGGCGAGACCGCCTAA